The DNA sequence TTTTCATTTCTTTTCCTCCCTAAATGTTTTTTTGCCTAATCGAAACGTTTCGATTAATCAAAATGAATGCGATAGTTTGAAAAGTCCTATCTAATTCTAAGTATAGTCGATAAAATGGGCTTTGTCAAAATAATTATGTAAGCGATTTCTATTTAAATGAATATTGAAAAAATTGAAATTTCGAGGTGATATTTTAAACATTTCAATTTTCACCTACACATAGTGTAAAAAGAAACCGAGTTCGTCTATCAAAGAGATGAACTCGGCTTCGGTTTTATGAGATGTTTTTCAATAGCCTTAACCCATTGAGGATGACGACTAAGGTACTGCCTTCATGGATGAATACCGTGAGGGATAATTGGATATTTAAGATCAAATTAGTCATGATTAAGAATAGTACAACCCCCATCGCGAAAATCATATTTTGAATGACAACTCGTCTGAGTTTTTGACTGACCTTATGAGCGATGACCAGTTTATTTAAGTCATCGTCCATCAATACCGCGTCCGCTACTTCCATCGCGATATCGGTACCTTGTTTCATGGCGAACCCAATGGATGATTTCACCAATGCAGGAGCGTCATTGACACCGTCACCGACCATCGCGACATGTTGATGGTTCAGTTTAAGGGTATCTATCCAATCTGATTTTTCAGCTGGTAACACATCACCGATAATTTCATCTATGCCGAGTGCACTACCCATGGCTTCTGCGGTTGTTTTTGAATCTCCAGAGATCATGATGGTATGGATATGTTTGGATTTAAAATAATCGATGGTCGATTTCGCTTTCGCTTTAGGCATATCTTTTAACCCAATCACAGCGTAGACTTCGCTTTTTACCCCAAAATAAATCACGGTTTTACCTTCAGCTTCCAAACGTTGCTGGGTTTGTTCGACAACAGACGATGGATCAACGAATAAAGCGGGTTTCCCTACCACATACGTAACCCCTTCATAAAAACCTTCCATCCCTGAACCGATCATGGGATTGACTTCAATATTTAAATCGATATTCTTTTGAAAGTGATTTAGGATGGCGATGGATAAGGGGTGATTGGATGTCTTTTCCATCGCGATCAACACATCGACTTTGGATTCATTGAACCAAATGACGTCGGTGACTTCTGGTTTTCCGACGGTGAGAGTTCCTGTCTTATCAAATGCGATGGCCTTGATATCATTTGAGTTCGATAAATACGATCCTCCTTTAAACAACACCCCACGACGAGCGAGTTGTGAAAGGGCGGATAGGGTTGCGGGAATGTCTGTCGCGGCGAGCGCACAGGGTGACGCCCCGATGAGAAAGACCATGGTTTGATAAAAAGCGATATCGCTATGATTATTCAAACCATAAAAACTCAATAAATAAAATAATGGTGCGATGATTAAAACAATCGTTACATAGATGGGTTCAATCTTTTTGATCCATTTGGCGGTTTTAGATAAATCACGTTGGGCATTTTTAACCAAGTTTAAAATGGATGCGAAGACGGTTTCTTCGGGGTGTTTGGATACTTTGACTTCAATGGTATGGGTCAAATTGATGGTACCACCATAAACGATATCATTAACCGTTTTATCCACTGGCATGCTTTCACCAGTGATGGCAGATTGGTCGATGGTGGTTGAACCAGATATAATAAATCCATCCACCGGTACTTGATCTCCATGTAGAACCAACACAACATCACCAATGTTGAGATCATCGACATCGACTAGGATGGTCTCTGCGTTTGTTTTGACCAGACGTGCTTGTTTTGGTTTGAGTTTTAATAGACTGGTGATTTCTTTTTGACTCTTGCTTTCGGCGTAGTCTTCTAATAGATGCGCTCCCGCAAAGATCAAAATCAATAACGCCGCTTCACTGAATTCTTGAATGAGGATGGCACCCAGCGCGCCAAGACTCATCAAGACATGGATGTTTGGTTTAAATGCTTTTTCTTTAAATGATCTTTTGAATGTATCGACTAAACCCGCTTGAATAACATGGTAACCCGCCAAAATGACGGTAGTAATATATAGAACCGTTTGAACCCAAGCGATGGGTATAAACCAAGCGATCACATACAATACAATCCCTACCCCAAATAATATCGTATTTAAATGACCTTCATGATGATGGTCATGGTCATGATGGTGATCATGTTCATGGTCATGTGATTCACAACACGTACTCATTTGAACTCCTGAATGTGATCTAAAGCTTGATTGAATATCAAGTGCACATGATCATCACTTAAACGATAGTAAATGGTTTGTCCTTCTCTTCTGCTTTTGATGAGGGATGCCTGTTTGAGGTTTTTGAGTTGATGGGATACGGCACTTTGGGTCATGTCTAAAATGTGTGCGATGTCATTCACACAAATCTCGTGTTTAGAGATGGCGTATAAGATTTTAATTCTGGTTGGGTCTGACAATACTTTGAACAGATCGACCATTAAGTAAAGGTCGGTATCTGGAATGATGTTTTGTTTGATGTCTTGAATGATGACATCGTGTCCACAGGATTGATGTTCCATGGGTCTCCTCCTTGTATATGAATGAGTGTTCATATATTCATATAATAACATATATCTTTTCCTTTTAAAAACAAAAAAGCACTGAAATCAGTGCCTTTAGTTCACATCCTCGATGACAAAGACCCAACGATAATAGATTGATTGGTTGCCGGAAGGGTCCGTTAAGGTGTATGTAATCATGTAGTTTCCTGCAAAGTTGGTATTGACGAATCCGGTGGTGGTCACCGTGACTTCATCACCTGAATTATCACTGGCTGTAACAGAAGCGTCGGTCCAAGAAGCACCCACCACTATAGTATCCACCCCTGGGTTGAGTACGGCTGTAGGGGCGGTTTCATCGACCACAAAAACCACTCTGGTTATAGACAAGATGATCCCTCGATAATCGATTTGATAGGTGATTTGATATTGGCCTACGGTAGTCATATCGATGGTATTTTCAATGATTTCTACTTGAATTGGTAAGCCATAATAGGATGCTCGTACCCCTGCGTCATGAAACGTTGAATTGACTTCAACGGTATCGACGCCTGGGTTGAGTTCAAATCGAATTTGATTGGGGTCAACTTCCCCACAACCCGTCAATACGAAGAGTAAAACGATTAAGAGGAGGAGGATTTTAGTTTTCATAGATGTCATCCTCTTTCTTATTTGGTAAATACCCAACTGGGGTTTCGATTTCATTTGGTAAGACAATCACATATCTGGATTTAACGATGACTTGGTCTTTATAAGTGACTGTATAAGTGATCTTATAAACCCCGGCTGTATGTGTATCGACTGAACCTGAGATTTCTAATATGCCTTTGTTATAAGTGACTCCTTTTTCAACATAGCTATCACCGACATAAAGTGTGGTATACGCTTTATTGAGGGTGACATTGACTTGATTATCGGTGAGAACACGTACTTTACGAATGAGAGTATAGACCAAGGTATCGCCATCATATAATTCATAAGTAATGGTTTGGATACCAACGACATGTGTATCGATGACATCTTTGAATTGAATGGTTAATCCATCGATTAAAGTATAAATCCCGTTATCGATATAAGGTTGTCCCTCTATAATCGTATCAACACCAGGGTTTAAACCAGCCAAACCGGGTTTCAATGTTTTTCGGTAAATTGGATAGACGACCACGATTTCTTGTTCATATAAGGTAACTTCTGTCCAACCAATGAAGGTGTAGTTGTAGTAATTATCCGATGGTTTTTCTGGACCCGCCATCCATTCGATGGGTTCTATACTAGAATACTGAACCACCGATATTACCGTGGTGTGGTCTTCGCTGAGGTATTGTAACTCAAAATACTGAACTTGATAATATCCGTAATAGGTCTTGTTTTCAGTCACGGTAAAATCGGTCACCGGTATCGTAAATAACGCATCTTCAAACCAACCATAAAAGGTGACACTAGGTAAGACCGTATCGGGTAGGGTTGGTACTGAATTTAGTAACCACATTTCAGATGTTACGAGATTTCCATCAATGACCCATTGAACTTGGGCATGGGTTGGACGGTAATAAGGGTAAATGGTGGTGTTCGTCGTAAACACCTGTGTGGATTCATACGGGGTTTGAAAAGTTGGGTCTAAGAACCAACCGACGAATTCATAATACTCGATGGCTGGTGGTCGTTCGATATCGATGGTACTGCCAGAAGTAATATAGTAGTAACTATCTTCAAGGGCTTCTGGATAATCGATCATCACTTGAACATAAGACAAGGTCACCAACGCCAGTGCATCGATCAGCCCGTGGCCATAATAAATATCATAGCCGGCTGACCCTAAATCTTTAGCCGTTGACCTGATGACTTCATTGAGGTGTGATACGGTCGCACCTGGATTTAAAGATTTATATAAAGCAGCAATCCCGGCGACATATGGACTAGAAAATGACGTCCCATTGACGGTTGCATAAGCGTTGCCTAAGTTGGTGGTTACAATCCCACTCCCTGGCGCAACCACGTCAACGGCGTCGTTGTAGTTGGAAAAAGAGGAGCGTTCGCTATACTGATTGATGGATCCGACAGAAACAACCGAATCGAATGACGCAGGGTAAACTTTGATGTTTTCACCATCATTCCCACTGGCAGCGACCACCAAAACATTGTGGCTTTCGGCGTACTCTACAGCTTTCTTGGTGAGTGGGTTAGCATACGTACTACCTAAGGATAAGTTGATGATATCCGCACCAAAATCCGCTGCGTAATAAATACCACGAATGATATCCGAGTCTTTAAAGGTATCTTTGCCGGATTCATTCGCTTTGATGACCATCAATTCAACTTGATTGGTCACCCCTGCAACACCTGTACTGTTGTCGATATTCGCACCGATGACCCCAGCGACCATGGTGCCATGGCCTTCATCGTCTTCAATGGCTGTTAAACCTGTTGTTTGGGTGACAGCGTTATAGGATAATTCAGAGATTCTACCTGCGAACTCTGGGTGGTTTGTATCAATACCCGTATCGATGATGGCGACAGTCACGAGGTTTGAACCCATCGTGATGTCCCAGGCATCATCGGTATTGGTAAGTTTAAGTGCATATTGGTTTGGGAAATAAGGGTCATTTACAATCGGTTTATCCCAAGGTGAGGCTTGCGTGACAGATACACTGTTATAAACAAACCCAGCGTCTAATAGGGTTGTAATATCGTTGCCTCGATATTCGACTTCAGCCAATCTGCCATCGAAGTTTATGAGGGTGATTTCATGGGTTTCTATCCAAGGGTCTAACGATTGGGTATCACTCGTTTCGTAGATTAA is a window from the Paracholeplasma manati genome containing:
- a CDS encoding heavy metal translocating P-type ATPase, which gives rise to MSTCCESHDHEHDHHHDHDHHHEGHLNTILFGVGIVLYVIAWFIPIAWVQTVLYITTVILAGYHVIQAGLVDTFKRSFKEKAFKPNIHVLMSLGALGAILIQEFSEAALLILIFAGAHLLEDYAESKSQKEITSLLKLKPKQARLVKTNAETILVDVDDLNIGDVVLVLHGDQVPVDGFIISGSTTIDQSAITGESMPVDKTVNDIVYGGTINLTHTIEVKVSKHPEETVFASILNLVKNAQRDLSKTAKWIKKIEPIYVTIVLIIAPLFYLLSFYGLNNHSDIAFYQTMVFLIGASPCALAATDIPATLSALSQLARRGVLFKGGSYLSNSNDIKAIAFDKTGTLTVGKPEVTDVIWFNESKVDVLIAMEKTSNHPLSIAILNHFQKNIDLNIEVNPMIGSGMEGFYEGVTYVVGKPALFVDPSSVVEQTQQRLEAEGKTVIYFGVKSEVYAVIGLKDMPKAKAKSTIDYFKSKHIHTIMISGDSKTTAEAMGSALGIDEIIGDVLPAEKSDWIDTLKLNHQHVAMVGDGVNDAPALVKSSIGFAMKQGTDIAMEVADAVLMDDDLNKLVIAHKVSQKLRRVVIQNMIFAMGVVLFLIMTNLILNIQLSLTVFIHEGSTLVVILNGLRLLKNIS
- a CDS encoding ArsR/SmtB family transcription factor; translation: MEHQSCGHDVIIQDIKQNIIPDTDLYLMVDLFKVLSDPTRIKILYAISKHEICVNDIAHILDMTQSAVSHQLKNLKQASLIKSRREGQTIYYRLSDDHVHLIFNQALDHIQEFK
- a CDS encoding DUF5011 domain-containing protein, with the protein product MKTKILLLLIVLLFVLTGCGEVDPNQIRFELNPGVDTVEVNSTFHDAGVRASYYGLPIQVEIIENTIDMTTVGQYQITYQIDYRGIILSITRVVFVVDETAPTAVLNPGVDTIVVGASWTDASVTASDNSGDEVTVTTTGFVNTNFAGNYMITYTLTDPSGNQSIYYRWVFVIEDVN
- a CDS encoding S8 family serine peptidase — protein: MKKALILSLLILGMVNVTIGFFAHEITPTYALIYETSDTQSLDPWIETHEITLINFDGRLAEVEYRGNDITTLLDAGFVYNSVSVTQASPWDKPIVNDPYFPNQYALKLTNTDDAWDITMGSNLVTVAIIDTGIDTNHPEFAGRISELSYNAVTQTTGLTAIEDDEGHGTMVAGVIGANIDNSTGVAGVTNQVELMVIKANESGKDTFKDSDIIRGIYYAADFGADIINLSLGSTYANPLTKKAVEYAESHNVLVVAASGNDGENIKVYPASFDSVVSVGSINQYSERSSFSNYNDAVDVVAPGSGIVTTNLGNAYATVNGTSFSSPYVAGIAALYKSLNPGATVSHLNEVIRSTAKDLGSAGYDIYYGHGLIDALALVTLSYVQVMIDYPEALEDSYYYITSGSTIDIERPPAIEYYEFVGWFLDPTFQTPYESTQVFTTNTTIYPYYRPTHAQVQWVIDGNLVTSEMWLLNSVPTLPDTVLPSVTFYGWFEDALFTIPVTDFTVTENKTYYGYYQVQYFELQYLSEDHTTVISVVQYSSIEPIEWMAGPEKPSDNYYNYTFIGWTEVTLYEQEIVVVYPIYRKTLKPGLAGLNPGVDTIIEGQPYIDNGIYTLIDGLTIQFKDVIDTHVVGIQTITYELYDGDTLVYTLIRKVRVLTDNQVNVTLNKAYTTLYVGDSYVEKGVTYNKGILEISGSVDTHTAGVYKITYTVTYKDQVIVKSRYVIVLPNEIETPVGYLPNKKEDDIYEN